A single region of the Nitrosomonas sp. Is79A3 genome encodes:
- a CDS encoding FAD-binding oxidoreductase — MSWGKSKLEDELTSNSYYEASVMRLPAALPLAGSITADVCVVGGGYAGLSAALELAERGYSVVLLEAQRVGWGASGRNGGQALAGFGFTGQEAIEAQMSVENARRAWDISVEALQLLRMRIDKYAIECEYTAGHLTLAVNPKKARALEAWVKHLAHAYDYPLQSIGAAEIGNWIASKRFHAAAFDPQSGHLHPLKYCLGLVTAARTAAVQIFENSAAIHIQRGDKPFVKTEQGKVTCRFVVLAGNVYLGEYGKSIAPELASRIMPVGTYIITTEPMDKERADALIRLRAAAFDTNLVLDYFRVTADNRLLFGGGESYSTVTPTNLAGWMRQRMLAVFPQVADLRVPYAWGGFVDITMNQAPDFGRLGNNIYYLQGFSGHGLALSGMAGKLVAETIAGEAERFDLLSRIKHRSFPGGGLLRTPALMLGMLYYRLRDLF, encoded by the coding sequence ATGAGCTGGGGAAAATCAAAATTGGAAGATGAGTTGACTAGTAATTCCTACTACGAAGCATCTGTAATGAGGCTGCCTGCCGCTCTGCCGCTAGCGGGGAGTATTACGGCAGATGTGTGCGTGGTAGGTGGCGGTTATGCTGGCTTATCGGCCGCTCTGGAGCTGGCAGAACGCGGTTATTCGGTCGTATTGCTGGAGGCGCAACGTGTGGGTTGGGGGGCATCCGGTAGAAATGGCGGTCAGGCGCTGGCCGGTTTTGGCTTCACTGGCCAGGAAGCGATTGAGGCACAAATGTCCGTTGAGAATGCGCGCCGCGCTTGGGATATATCGGTTGAGGCCCTGCAGTTGCTGCGCATGCGCATTGACAAGTATGCCATTGAGTGCGAGTACACAGCCGGCCACCTAACCCTGGCTGTCAATCCAAAAAAAGCACGGGCACTGGAGGCGTGGGTCAAGCATCTGGCGCATGCTTACGACTATCCGCTGCAATCTATTGGTGCTGCCGAGATAGGTAATTGGATCGCCAGTAAACGTTTCCATGCAGCCGCCTTTGACCCCCAATCGGGCCACCTCCATCCCTTGAAATATTGCCTTGGCCTAGTAACTGCGGCGCGCACTGCCGCTGTGCAGATTTTCGAAAATTCAGCAGCCATCCATATCCAACGTGGTGACAAGCCGTTTGTCAAGACAGAGCAGGGCAAGGTTACCTGCCGCTTCGTAGTGCTGGCTGGCAATGTCTATCTTGGAGAATATGGCAAAAGCATTGCGCCAGAACTCGCATCGCGCATTATGCCGGTCGGCACCTACATCATCACCACCGAGCCGATGGACAAAGAACGCGCAGATGCACTGATCCGTCTGCGGGCAGCAGCATTTGACACTAATCTGGTGCTCGATTATTTCCGCGTAACGGCCGATAATCGGCTGCTGTTTGGCGGCGGTGAAAGCTACAGCACTGTGACGCCAACCAATCTGGCGGGATGGATGCGGCAGCGCATGCTGGCAGTTTTCCCGCAGGTGGCAGATCTGCGGGTGCCGTATGCGTGGGGCGGCTTTGTCGATATCACCATGAATCAGGCGCCAGATTTTGGGCGGTTGGGCAATAACATATATTACCTGCAAGGGTTTTCCGGTCATGGCCTGGCGCTGTCAGGCATGGCAGGTAAACTGGTGGCTGAGACCATTGCCGGAGAGGCGGAGCGCTTCGATCTGCTGTCGCGTATCAAGCACCGTTCCTTTCCCGGGGGGGGATTGCTACGTACTCCGGCGTTGATGCTGGGGATGCTCTATTACCGGTTGCGGGATCTATTTTGA
- a CDS encoding saccharopine dehydrogenase C-terminal domain-containing protein, whose protein sequence is MKSVIKHAHFPGNLVMVGFGGIGQAVLPLLFRHLEILPQQAKIIAADQSGVAIAREFGVTFLQHTLTRQNYISVLEPFLNKGDFLLNLSVDISSLALIELCRQRNALYLDTCIEPWPGGYIDSSKPVSQRTNYALREEILAYGRANGLGPTAVVTQGANPGLASIFVKQALLDIAADSSIAVKKPACHEDWASLACHLGIKVIHIAERDTQATARRKQRDEFVNTWSVDAFISEGLQPSEMGWGTHEQHWPEDGARHGSGCDAAIYLNRPGASTRVRSWTPLEGPYHGFLITHGESISITDHLTLKENGVVVYRPTVNYAYHPCDDAVLSIHEMAGKHWQPQHNKRIIRDEIIAGMDELGVLLMGGAKGVYWYGSRLSIEQARRLAPYNNATSMQVAAGVLAGMVWALRNPEAGVVEPDDFDHALVLEIAKPYLGEVVGVYGDWTPLRGRSQLFSEELDKDDPWQFRNMRVR, encoded by the coding sequence ATGAAATCAGTAATCAAACATGCACATTTTCCTGGCAACCTGGTGATGGTGGGTTTTGGCGGTATCGGCCAGGCCGTCCTGCCGCTGCTGTTTCGGCATCTTGAGATTCTTCCGCAACAAGCCAAAATCATTGCCGCAGATCAGAGTGGTGTGGCCATCGCACGCGAATTTGGCGTTACATTCTTGCAGCACACGCTAACCAGACAAAACTATATCTCGGTGCTTGAGCCCTTTTTAAATAAGGGCGATTTCCTGCTCAATCTGTCTGTCGATATCTCCAGTCTGGCGCTGATCGAGTTGTGCCGTCAGCGTAATGCGCTCTACCTGGACACCTGTATCGAACCGTGGCCCGGCGGTTACATCGACAGTTCGAAACCAGTGTCGCAACGCACGAATTACGCGTTACGTGAAGAAATCTTGGCATATGGACGTGCCAACGGGCTAGGTCCAACAGCGGTCGTGACTCAAGGCGCCAATCCTGGTCTTGCCTCGATCTTTGTCAAGCAAGCACTACTTGATATCGCTGCGGATAGTAGCATCGCAGTAAAAAAACCGGCTTGCCATGAGGATTGGGCCAGTTTGGCATGCCACCTCGGCATCAAGGTGATCCATATCGCCGAACGCGATACTCAGGCTACGGCTAGACGCAAGCAGCGCGACGAATTCGTTAATACCTGGTCGGTGGATGCTTTCATCTCCGAAGGGCTCCAGCCTTCGGAGATGGGCTGGGGTACTCATGAGCAGCATTGGCCAGAAGATGGCGCCCGCCACGGATCCGGCTGTGATGCCGCCATCTACCTCAACCGCCCCGGCGCATCTACCCGCGTACGCAGTTGGACACCTCTCGAAGGCCCATACCACGGTTTCCTAATCACACACGGCGAATCCATCTCCATCACCGATCATCTTACTCTCAAAGAAAACGGTGTAGTGGTCTACCGGCCAACTGTCAATTATGCTTACCACCCTTGCGATGATGCTGTCCTCTCCATACACGAAATGGCAGGAAAGCACTGGCAGCCGCAGCACAACAAGCGAATCATCCGCGATGAGATCATCGCGGGCATGGATGAGCTGGGAGTGTTACTGATGGGAGGTGCCAAGGGTGTTTACTGGTATGGCTCCCGCCTCTCCATTGAGCAGGCACGACGATTGGCGCCCTATAACAACGCCACCAGCATGCAGGTGGCCGCCGGGGTGCTGGCTGGCATGGTATGGGCGCTACGCAATCCTGAGGCTGGCGTGGTGGAGCCAGACGATTTCGATCATGCGCTCGTACTGGAGATTGCCAAACCATACCTGGGTGAGGTTGTAGGGGTCTATGGAGACTGGACTCCATTGCGCGGCAGAAGCCAGCTTTTCAGTGAGGAGCTGGATAAGGATGATCCGTGGCAGTTCAGGAATATGCGTGTGAGGTGA
- a CDS encoding glycosyl hydrolase-related protein, giving the protein MKTIHVICHTHWDREWYLTFQQFRLRLVHLVDGLLDILAEDHNYKHFMLDGQTIMLGDYLIMRPEAEDTIKDHVRNGRILIGPWHILPDMFLVSPEAHIRNLLAGDREARKFGQKMMIGYMPDSFGHIGQMPQILRGFGIDNACLWRGLDDQPAEFWWQSPDGSRVLLMYLRDSYSNGAGLNADNHAQFTEQIKKAADSLVPHSISSHFLVMYGTDHMAPPNGITKAIQAANKNLNEYCVIHSTLPAYLQAVQAEITERESEISIVVGELRSSKRSHLLPGVLSTRMWIKQRNHACENLLEKWAEPFSLFASLVSTDNKPAFIVRQAWQLLMECHPHDSICGCSIDQVHEEMKVRFDQVEQIGEEITQQSLEALALVIKTDHAPLPNRSNLSSIIVFNPLSFPRTDVVSASIILPANISSFEIVDEAGNIMQHQSSSGKTTDLTNVCVQREKLSSLLGMVHEGRVGNLAVQDIRLERDGSIVLVDAIVAENDLPKVDVWNESVKALQEYINDFSIETFHIHARSPESANIIFVASDVPALGWKTFHIRAKKNDPSAIKISPAMHLLAPLASLPILRKLIACYSNPKLRPPYVIENMLFAVELKSNDRTFTVTDKTTERIYHGLNRFVDSGDCGDEYNFSPPAVDSTQNQSVLRDVRIVRGSVQQAMIVSLVLNVPSGLSMDRRARSNEMVELPITTTITLTNGVPRIDIHTRVENHARDHRLRVHFPFAAENIEFAKYDGHFEIVRRKIGVPFHDSTWVEEPRPETHQRVFTAVADMITANRGLPEVEVTSCHEIAITLLRCVGWLSRDDLSTRNGHAGPYLETPKAQMPGEWDFYYSIILGQKNFLQAWSFDSPLRAISTDVHSGMFSSSGSFVDIDNPSFLLSAVKETDNGNGWLVRGYNICDKDIEIVIKPWKKFNKAERVNLAEQIINPLKIERSGEVKITVRRHEIATVMFEKL; this is encoded by the coding sequence ATGAAAACGATTCATGTCATCTGCCATACCCACTGGGACCGCGAATGGTATCTTACTTTTCAGCAGTTTCGCTTGAGACTCGTTCATCTTGTGGATGGCCTCCTTGACATTCTTGCCGAGGATCACAATTACAAACACTTCATGCTTGATGGGCAGACGATAATGCTTGGTGATTACCTGATCATGCGGCCTGAAGCAGAAGATACCATAAAGGATCACGTCCGCAATGGGCGCATATTGATCGGCCCCTGGCACATTTTGCCCGATATGTTTCTCGTTAGTCCCGAAGCGCATATTCGTAATCTGCTGGCGGGTGATCGCGAGGCGCGTAAGTTCGGTCAGAAAATGATGATCGGTTACATGCCTGATTCTTTCGGCCACATTGGACAGATGCCACAAATCTTGCGCGGGTTTGGGATTGATAACGCTTGTCTCTGGCGTGGGTTGGATGATCAACCTGCCGAGTTTTGGTGGCAGTCCCCGGACGGCTCGCGTGTGCTGCTGATGTACCTCCGCGACTCTTACAGCAACGGTGCAGGTCTTAACGCAGATAATCACGCGCAGTTCACTGAACAAATTAAAAAAGCCGCAGATTCACTTGTGCCCCATTCTATTTCATCGCATTTTCTGGTTATGTACGGCACGGATCACATGGCGCCACCGAACGGAATAACTAAAGCCATTCAAGCCGCGAATAAAAATCTCAATGAATACTGCGTCATTCATTCGACATTACCTGCCTATCTCCAAGCAGTTCAGGCTGAAATCACAGAGCGAGAATCAGAAATCTCTATAGTTGTCGGTGAATTGCGTTCCTCCAAACGCTCCCATTTATTGCCAGGTGTTTTGTCCACGCGGATGTGGATTAAACAACGCAATCACGCCTGTGAGAATTTACTGGAGAAATGGGCAGAGCCGTTTAGTTTATTCGCTTCATTAGTTTCGACAGATAACAAACCAGCGTTCATTGTTCGTCAAGCATGGCAGCTGCTGATGGAATGTCATCCTCACGACTCGATCTGTGGCTGTTCCATTGACCAGGTTCACGAAGAGATGAAAGTGCGCTTCGATCAAGTGGAGCAAATAGGAGAAGAGATTACCCAACAAAGTCTTGAAGCGCTGGCGTTAGTAATAAAAACTGACCATGCGCCATTACCCAATAGATCTAATCTATCATCTATCATAGTTTTTAATCCGCTCTCTTTTCCCCGTACCGACGTAGTCAGTGCAAGCATTATCCTGCCAGCAAACATTTCCAGCTTCGAAATCGTTGACGAAGCGGGGAATATCATGCAGCATCAATCTTCCAGTGGAAAGACAACTGATTTGACCAATGTTTGTGTGCAGCGCGAGAAGCTGAGCAGTTTGCTCGGAATGGTGCATGAAGGACGCGTCGGTAACTTGGCCGTGCAGGACATTCGTCTTGAGCGAGATGGTTCGATCGTACTCGTCGATGCTATTGTTGCGGAGAACGACCTCCCAAAAGTGGATGTATGGAATGAAAGTGTGAAGGCGCTTCAGGAGTATATCAATGATTTCAGCATAGAAACTTTCCATATCCATGCCCGTTCACCTGAATCCGCTAATATCATCTTCGTGGCGAGCGATGTCCCAGCCTTGGGGTGGAAGACTTTCCACATTCGTGCAAAGAAAAACGATCCTTCCGCTATCAAGATCTCACCCGCTATGCATCTGCTTGCACCGCTGGCTTCTTTACCTATTTTGCGGAAACTCATCGCATGCTATTCCAACCCAAAACTCCGCCCGCCGTATGTGATTGAAAACATGCTCTTTGCCGTTGAGCTAAAATCAAATGATCGAACGTTTACTGTTACTGACAAAACAACGGAAAGGATATATCACGGTTTGAACCGTTTTGTTGATAGCGGGGACTGTGGCGACGAATACAATTTCTCCCCGCCGGCAGTGGACAGCACACAAAATCAATCCGTTTTACGCGATGTGAGAATCGTGCGCGGGTCTGTTCAGCAAGCTATGATTGTCTCTCTTGTGTTGAATGTTCCTTCAGGTTTAAGCATGGATAGGAGAGCACGGTCAAATGAGATGGTGGAACTTCCTATTACGACCACCATCACGCTTACCAACGGAGTCCCGCGTATAGATATTCATACGCGGGTGGAGAATCATGCCCGGGACCATCGCTTACGGGTTCATTTTCCTTTCGCTGCAGAAAATATTGAGTTTGCCAAATATGATGGTCACTTTGAGATTGTCAGACGAAAAATTGGAGTTCCTTTTCATGATTCAACATGGGTGGAAGAGCCCCGTCCAGAAACGCACCAACGTGTGTTTACAGCTGTTGCTGATATGATCACTGCCAACCGTGGTTTGCCTGAAGTGGAAGTGACATCTTGCCATGAAATTGCCATCACTCTGCTGCGTTGCGTCGGTTGGCTTTCACGTGATGATTTGTCCACACGCAATGGACACGCGGGTCCATATCTCGAAACGCCAAAGGCGCAAATGCCTGGTGAGTGGGATTTTTATTATTCAATTATTTTGGGTCAGAAAAATTTTCTGCAAGCATGGAGCTTTGATTCGCCATTACGCGCTATTTCAACAGACGTGCATAGTGGAATGTTTTCTTCTTCAGGATCCTTTGTCGATATAGACAACCCCTCTTTTTTACTCAGTGCGGTAAAAGAGACAGATAACGGCAACGGCTGGCTCGTGCGCGGATATAACATTTGCGACAAAGATATTGAAATTGTCATCAAACCATGGAAAAAATTCAATAAAGCTGAACGAGTGAATTTGGCTGAGCAAATAATCAATCCACTTAAAATTGAGCGAAGCGGAGAGGTAAAAATCACTGTGCGGAGACATGAAATAGCTACGGTAATGTTTGAGAAGCTGTAG
- a CDS encoding glycosyltransferase, translating to MATAPIRSLALIVRTLEGGGMQRVVLLLAEAFAKTGIQVEVLTGHDTGATFKLQLGASIRCLPRSNALSSALALLRARPHEVFRLLPLLTPLKPDIFWHLPALIEYLRIAKPDAILAAGTQSNLAAIIARTAADIPARLVVSEHNTLSIVAHHGHGVFRRSYPGLVQHFYPEADAVVAVSRGVAQDLAQTARLPAELITLIYNPVDVEAIAHADKMLVEHPWLTDRSCPIVLGAGRLHRQKDFPTLIHAFAIARKERDLRLVILGEGSERKMLEALCQRLGVWGDVLMPGFVGNPFAWMSRASIFVLSSAWEGFALVLVEALASGCSVISTDCPNGPREILQDGAYGSLVPIGNPVAMADAMLATLAAPPDVVRLRARAAEFSVGSAVAGYRRLLEDLDKCC from the coding sequence ATGGCAACCGCGCCAATTCGCTCTCTCGCATTGATTGTGCGTACACTCGAGGGTGGTGGAATGCAGCGCGTCGTTCTGCTTCTGGCCGAAGCTTTTGCGAAGACCGGGATTCAAGTGGAGGTCCTGACGGGCCATGACACTGGAGCAACCTTCAAGCTCCAGTTAGGTGCTAGCATCCGGTGTCTGCCTCGTAGTAATGCACTCTCCAGTGCCCTTGCATTGCTCAGGGCGCGCCCTCATGAAGTCTTCCGGTTGTTACCCCTTTTGACACCTCTGAAGCCGGATATATTCTGGCATCTCCCTGCACTTATAGAGTATCTGCGTATTGCGAAACCCGATGCCATTCTTGCGGCAGGAACGCAATCCAATCTCGCTGCAATTATCGCGCGTACCGCCGCCGACATCCCTGCCCGGTTGGTGGTCAGTGAGCACAATACACTGTCAATCGTGGCACACCACGGCCACGGCGTGTTTCGCCGGTCTTACCCTGGACTCGTTCAGCATTTCTATCCTGAAGCTGATGCTGTTGTCGCCGTATCTCGCGGGGTAGCGCAGGATTTAGCTCAGACAGCGCGTCTTCCAGCAGAATTAATCACGTTGATCTATAACCCTGTTGATGTCGAAGCAATCGCCCATGCCGACAAGATGTTAGTTGAACACCCCTGGCTCACTGATCGTTCGTGTCCTATTGTTCTCGGTGCGGGACGCTTGCACCGCCAGAAGGATTTTCCCACTCTTATCCATGCCTTTGCCATCGCACGGAAGGAACGCGATCTGCGACTGGTAATTCTGGGCGAGGGTAGCGAACGTAAGATGCTCGAGGCACTCTGTCAGCGCCTCGGTGTGTGGGGTGATGTCCTCATGCCTGGCTTCGTCGGCAATCCTTTCGCTTGGATGAGCCGCGCCTCTATATTTGTCTTGTCGTCAGCGTGGGAGGGCTTTGCGCTAGTGCTGGTCGAGGCGTTGGCAAGCGGATGTTCCGTTATCAGTACCGACTGTCCGAATGGCCCGCGAGAGATCTTACAGGATGGTGCTTACGGCTCGCTGGTGCCCATCGGAAATCCCGTAGCGATGGCAGATGCGATGCTTGCGACCTTAGCGGCCCCGCCGGATGTGGTGCGCTTACGAGCACGTGCTGCCGAGTTTTCGGTCGGCTCCGCCGTCGCGGGCTATCGCAGGCTTCTGGAGGACTTGGATAAGTGTTGTTGA
- a CDS encoding FxDxF family PEP-CTERM protein — protein MNRFSKYVFGALLATPMLASAAVDLVTNGSFEADPQSSGSWNIYSSLTGWNGSPNIELRNNVAGTAYDGSNFVELDTYSNSSMSQLLTGASGLYELSFWYSARPGTGTTNDLSFSFDGIASGTVLNGIGNSGSDHSWQHFSQIVNFDGNGLLTFSAVGISDSYGGSLDMVSFTSAVPEPETYAMLLAGLGLLGFMARSRKESVA, from the coding sequence ATGAATAGATTTAGTAAATATGTGTTTGGTGCTTTGCTTGCAACTCCGATGTTAGCTTCTGCTGCGGTCGATCTTGTAACGAATGGCAGTTTCGAAGCTGATCCTCAATCGAGCGGAAGCTGGAACATATACAGCTCGCTTACCGGGTGGAATGGCAGCCCGAATATTGAGCTGCGTAATAACGTTGCAGGAACAGCCTATGATGGAAGCAATTTTGTGGAATTAGATACATACTCAAACAGTTCGATGTCGCAACTCTTAACAGGCGCTTCCGGTTTGTATGAACTTAGCTTCTGGTATTCAGCCCGTCCGGGCACAGGTACTACCAATGATTTGTCATTTTCATTCGATGGGATTGCTAGCGGAACCGTTCTGAACGGGATTGGTAATTCGGGATCTGATCACTCTTGGCAACATTTCTCACAAATAGTAAATTTCGATGGAAATGGTTTGCTAACCTTTAGCGCCGTGGGAATCAGCGATAGCTATGGGGGTTCACTCGACATGGTTTCATTCACCTCTGCCGTTCCCGAACCAGAAACCTATGCCATGCTTTTGGCTGGTCTAGGCTTACTAGGTTTCATGGCACGCAGCAGAAAAGAATCAGTAGCTTAG